From a region of the Pseudocalidococcus azoricus BACA0444 genome:
- a CDS encoding transglycosylase domain-containing protein, translating to MTSRFSATPLLKNFTQTVTQALQAAQAQFDWSRIHLKQQAHVPTLEVFDPESGQAQPYPLLGDRYILGRSQTKADIKIDSSIVSGVHAQLTRLGPGSSVFQIEDLDSSNGIFRGRRRIEVGELHDGDTLTLGPPDEARAVQLTFLNPPPLPVKIFIWGLGGTAALVGLGLVWLGVEWIKIPVRPLPAMTQGPVIILSADGKPLAPVEQHPHVELRQLSDYSPYLAKGVMASEDSRYYWHFGVDPIGIFRAGLTNLSGGELREGASTLTQQVARTLYRNYVGSEDSLGRKLREMVVALKLEATYSKDELLLAYLNRVYLGLGNNGFADAARFYFNKPPKELTLAEAATLVGILPAPNSFNPIRDYDAAIDYRNRVISRMAEQGYISVAEADRARRSRIEVSPEAEKALAIQPAAYYTDQVYADLAHLLGKDLAQEGNLIVTTGLNLDWQKRAEKTLKDNLQKWGNSAGIGQGAILTIHPETGLIAALVGGKDYGQSQFNRATQAQRQPGSTFKVILFTAALMRGISLGQTYSCGPFFWQGQQFAGCRHGSGAMDLYRGLALSENPIALRLAQDVGLQRVVDLAHRMGIKSPLQAVPGLVLGQNETTLLEMCSALSVLANQGRYLPPITISRVQDGGDCSNPDDFQTCRIIFERDAQDLGGEPVVPADVAATMTQALTAVVRAGTGRAAAIGLRAAGKTGTTNDYRDLWFIGYVPSRNVLTGVWLGNDNNSPTQGSSGDAAAIWGDFMGQILR from the coding sequence ATGACAAGCCGATTTTCTGCGACTCCCTTGCTGAAAAACTTCACCCAAACCGTCACCCAGGCCCTGCAAGCTGCCCAGGCCCAATTTGATTGGAGTCGGATTCATCTTAAACAGCAGGCTCACGTTCCGACCCTTGAGGTCTTTGATCCCGAATCTGGCCAGGCCCAACCTTACCCTCTCTTAGGAGATCGCTACATTCTCGGCCGCAGTCAGACCAAGGCGGATATTAAAATTGATAGCTCTATTGTCAGTGGCGTTCATGCCCAGTTAACTCGGTTAGGGCCGGGTAGTTCTGTTTTTCAGATTGAGGATTTAGATTCTAGTAATGGTATTTTTCGCGGTCGCCGCCGAATAGAAGTGGGCGAATTACATGATGGCGATACATTGACCTTAGGCCCCCCAGATGAGGCCCGAGCTGTCCAACTGACTTTTTTAAATCCGCCCCCCTTACCCGTCAAAATTTTCATCTGGGGCCTGGGTGGAACCGCCGCTTTAGTCGGTCTGGGTCTGGTCTGGTTGGGAGTTGAATGGATCAAAATTCCGGTGCGCCCTTTACCTGCAATGACCCAAGGGCCAGTGATTATTTTGTCAGCCGATGGCAAACCCCTCGCCCCTGTGGAGCAACATCCCCATGTGGAACTCCGCCAACTTTCCGACTATTCGCCTTACCTGGCCAAGGGAGTCATGGCCTCGGAAGATAGTCGTTACTACTGGCATTTTGGGGTAGATCCGATTGGCATTTTCCGGGCAGGCCTGACTAATCTCAGCGGGGGTGAACTGCGGGAAGGGGCCAGTACTCTGACGCAACAGGTGGCCCGGACGCTCTATCGCAATTATGTGGGTAGTGAAGATTCCTTAGGGCGCAAACTCCGGGAAATGGTCGTCGCCCTTAAGTTAGAAGCCACCTACAGCAAAGATGAGTTGTTACTGGCCTATTTAAATCGGGTCTATCTGGGCCTGGGAAATAATGGTTTTGCCGATGCAGCGAGGTTTTATTTCAATAAGCCACCTAAGGAGCTAACCCTGGCTGAAGCGGCGACCCTAGTGGGAATTTTGCCGGCCCCCAATAGCTTTAATCCGATTCGGGACTATGACGCGGCCATTGATTATCGCAATCGGGTCATCAGTCGGATGGCTGAACAGGGCTATATTTCCGTTGCAGAAGCAGATCGGGCCCGCCGCTCACGCATTGAAGTCAGTCCAGAGGCTGAAAAAGCCCTAGCTATCCAACCGGCCGCCTACTACACGGATCAGGTGTATGCCGATTTAGCCCATTTGTTGGGAAAGGACTTAGCCCAGGAAGGTAATTTAATTGTCACGACCGGGTTAAACCTGGACTGGCAGAAGCGAGCGGAAAAAACCCTGAAGGACAACTTGCAAAAATGGGGCAATTCTGCCGGGATTGGGCAAGGGGCAATCCTAACTATCCATCCGGAAACGGGACTGATTGCAGCTTTAGTGGGGGGGAAAGACTATGGCCAAAGCCAATTTAATCGGGCTACCCAGGCCCAGCGACAACCGGGTTCAACCTTTAAGGTGATTTTATTTACGGCCGCCTTAATGCGGGGAATTTCCCTGGGGCAAACCTACTCCTGCGGGCCGTTTTTCTGGCAAGGGCAGCAGTTTGCAGGCTGTCGGCATGGCAGTGGGGCGATGGATTTATACCGGGGTCTTGCCCTTTCTGAAAACCCCATTGCTCTGCGTCTGGCCCAAGACGTTGGTTTACAGCGAGTGGTGGATTTAGCTCACCGAATGGGAATTAAAAGTCCATTGCAAGCTGTCCCAGGCCTGGTTTTGGGGCAAAATGAGACCACTCTTCTAGAAATGTGTAGCGCGCTGTCCGTTTTAGCGAATCAAGGCCGTTACTTGCCTCCCATAACGATTAGTCGTGTTCAAGATGGTGGAGATTGCTCTAACCCCGATGATTTCCAGACCTGTCGGATCATTTTTGAGCGGGATGCCCAAGACTTAGGGGGGGAACCTGTTGTGCCGGCTGATGTGGCTGCAACCATGACCCAGGCCCTAACGGCAGTTGTTCGAGCAGGAACGGGACGGGCGGCGGCCATTGGCCTAAGGGCGGCGGGTAAAACGGGAACCACCAACGACTATCGAGATTTATGGTTTATTGGCTATGTCCCCAGCCGGAATGTCTTAACTGGGGTCTGGCTTGGCAATGATAACAATAGTCCAACTCAGGGCAGTAGTGGGGATGCAGCGGCAATTTGGGGAGATTTTATGGGCCAGATTTTACGTTAG